A portion of the Barnesiella propionica genome contains these proteins:
- a CDS encoding nuclear transport factor 2 family protein: MKKISLILSVIFSAVLFVSCSNSKADTPSAAAEAYYNAMKDGNFEKALSYSLLEDEKDIQMVVSGLNELKKGGFEIKDFKILSEEISEDGENAHVKVEVTTIQKQGQESQTETDDMPVTKVNGIWRVGL; encoded by the coding sequence ATGAAAAAAATATCATTAATTCTATCCGTAATTTTCTCTGCAGTATTATTCGTTTCCTGCAGCAATAGCAAAGCCGACACTCCGTCGGCAGCAGCTGAAGCCTATTATAATGCCATGAAAGACGGAAATTTTGAGAAAGCATTATCTTATAGTCTATTAGAAGATGAAAAAGATATACAAATGGTTGTTAGTGGTCTGAATGAATTAAAAAAAGGCGGATTTGAAATAAAAGATTTTAAAATTCTTTCTGAAGAAATTTCAGAGGACGGTGAGAACGCTCATGTAAAAGTCGAAGTAACCACCATACAGAAGCAAGGACAGGAATCCCAAACAGAAACAGATGATATGCCTGTTACAAAAGTTAATGGCATTTGGCGAGTAGGGCTTTAA
- a CDS encoding lysylphosphatidylglycerol synthase transmembrane domain-containing protein — protein MSTNKDKKTVRSKPFSSWQIWIPVLLGLTVVGYMFWKDFNPEVWASIRLSEYSVFAIIAGVLLMIGRDVGMSWRFRIITDKELSWLQSLKVCMLCEFTSCITPSAVGGSSLAVVFLNREGINMGRSTALMMTTLFLDELFFVVSCPIIFLLTPEAALFGPVSGFSVGMKYTFWIVYIVVFLWTVLLFVGLLVKPHWVQHLLLFVFRLPLLRRWKLHIGELGKNLVCSSAELKSKSLSFWIKAFGATAMSWTSRYLVVNALFLAFVAHADQWLVFARQLVVWLVLMISPTPGGSGLSEYIFTEYYSDLVPFAGVALVIAFFWRIISYYVYLIIGAFIVPGWLKDWNKNVPSV, from the coding sequence ATGAGCACCAATAAGGATAAAAAAACGGTCCGGTCAAAACCTTTCAGTTCCTGGCAAATATGGATACCTGTATTGCTGGGACTCACGGTCGTAGGTTATATGTTCTGGAAGGATTTTAATCCTGAGGTATGGGCCAGCATCCGTTTGTCCGAATACAGCGTGTTTGCTATTATTGCAGGGGTACTTCTTATGATAGGACGAGATGTAGGCATGAGCTGGCGTTTCCGGATCATTACGGATAAAGAGTTATCCTGGCTGCAATCGCTTAAAGTGTGTATGCTTTGTGAGTTTACTTCCTGTATAACACCGTCGGCTGTAGGTGGCTCCAGTCTTGCTGTTGTATTCCTTAACCGGGAAGGCATTAATATGGGACGCAGTACGGCTCTAATGATGACGACTCTGTTTTTGGATGAGTTGTTTTTCGTAGTTTCTTGCCCCATTATATTTTTATTAACTCCGGAGGCTGCTCTTTTCGGACCTGTGAGCGGTTTCTCCGTAGGAATGAAATACACGTTCTGGATTGTATATATCGTAGTGTTCTTATGGACGGTACTTTTATTCGTCGGATTGCTGGTAAAGCCGCATTGGGTGCAACATTTGTTGCTTTTTGTTTTCAGACTCCCGTTATTGCGGAGGTGGAAACTTCATATAGGGGAACTGGGTAAGAATCTGGTGTGTTCGTCAGCAGAATTGAAGAGTAAATCTTTAAGTTTTTGGATTAAAGCTTTCGGAGCCACAGCTATGTCCTGGACATCCCGTTATTTGGTGGTAAACGCTTTGTTTCTGGCTTTTGTGGCTCATGCCGACCAGTGGTTGGTCTTTGCACGCCAGTTGGTCGTCTGGCTGGTTTTGATGATAAGCCCGACTCCCGGGGGAAGCGGTTTAAGCGAATATATATTTACTGAGTATTATAGTGATCTGGTTCCTTTTGCAGGTGTAGCATTAGTGATTGCTTTCTTTTGGCGGATCATCAGTTATTATGTTTATCTTATTATCGGTGCGTTCATTGTTCCGGGTTGGTTGAAAGACTGGAATAAAAATGTCCCGTCTGTTTAA
- a CDS encoding helix-turn-helix domain-containing protein encodes MEFTNLFYFAHGICSMFFLMLSVYFLRGERSRLKQLLGYILLIWFLLLVKDLFFLKHAIRTDEYSVRLLLSIDLLALPTGTFFLFELLKPYTVTWKTIWTHELPFLLLILLYALTEDTGLYYFILLFGLAYGLTIVYFVLKKMKLYNIVLKENYSNTDNVNVRWLTTTSILLVACMFAWTITSFYVTDWGDTCYYFFCCYIWGFISFRTKHQEIASREFFDEPDNSYEQNNQCNNEAKQNNVNSLILKLEETLSDKKLYHNPRLTLQDTAKELGTNRTYLSSCLNNELHTTFYDYINSFRLKEVEEMFHSQEYINCTIEELAQKCGFNSASTFRRAFVKTYGCTPLKYRKKCEITTI; translated from the coding sequence ATGGAATTCACAAATCTTTTTTATTTCGCACACGGCATCTGCAGTATGTTCTTTTTAATGTTGAGCGTTTACTTTCTACGGGGAGAGCGAAGCAGATTGAAACAATTACTGGGCTATATCTTACTAATATGGTTCCTTTTACTGGTAAAAGATTTGTTCTTCTTAAAACATGCCATAAGAACAGATGAATATTCTGTCCGCTTATTACTCTCTATCGACCTTCTGGCACTTCCTACCGGAACATTTTTCCTATTCGAATTATTGAAACCTTATACTGTAACCTGGAAAACTATATGGACACATGAGCTTCCCTTTTTATTATTAATATTGTTGTATGCGCTTACCGAAGATACCGGACTATATTATTTTATTCTGTTATTCGGTCTGGCTTACGGACTGACGATCGTATATTTCGTTTTAAAGAAAATGAAATTATACAACATAGTACTGAAAGAAAACTACTCCAATACCGATAATGTCAACGTCCGATGGTTAACCACCACTTCCATTTTACTGGTAGCTTGTATGTTCGCATGGACAATTACATCCTTTTATGTGACAGACTGGGGTGACACATGCTATTATTTTTTCTGTTGCTACATCTGGGGATTTATCTCGTTCCGGACAAAACATCAGGAAATAGCATCCCGGGAGTTCTTTGATGAACCGGACAATTCATACGAGCAAAACAACCAATGCAATAACGAAGCCAAACAAAACAACGTAAATTCATTAATTTTAAAATTAGAGGAAACGCTTTCCGATAAAAAACTATATCACAATCCCCGATTGACGTTACAGGATACGGCAAAAGAATTAGGAACAAACCGAACCTATCTTTCTTCCTGTTTAAATAACGAGTTACATACCACATTTTACGATTATATTAATTCTTTTCGCCTGAAAGAAGTCGAAGAAATGTTCCATAGCCAAGAATATATAAACTGTACGATTGAAGAACTCGCTCAGAAATGCGGATTCAATTCTGCGTCTACTTTCCGCCGTGCATTTGTCAAAACATACGGTTGCACTCCCTTGAAATACCGCAAAAAATGTGAAATAACAACGATTTAG
- the rd gene encoding rubredoxin — protein sequence MKKYVCTVCDWIYDPAVGDPDGGIAPGVAFEDLPDDWVCPECGVGKEDFEPVEE from the coding sequence ATGAAAAAGTATGTATGCACAGTATGCGATTGGATTTATGATCCTGCTGTTGGAGATCCCGATGGCGGCATTGCTCCCGGTGTAGCTTTTGAAGATCTTCCCGATGATTGGGTATGTCCGGAATGTGGTGTAGGAAAAGAGGATTTCGAACCTGTCGAAGAATAA
- a CDS encoding IPT/TIG domain-containing protein — translation MRRCSITPYIKTQTFTYYGSTTYFVPTNYKKPVIDNISPVSGNESGTITINGYYFSENNDRNRIYIGNKKIHTTSSSYHKITAIHSNIQPGTYHLTLKVGEKEFTLENSFTVH, via the coding sequence ATTCGGAGATGTAGTATAACGCCTTATATCAAAACACAAACATTTACATATTATGGTTCAACTACTTATTTTGTCCCTACAAATTATAAAAAACCCGTTATAGACAATATATCACCTGTAAGCGGAAACGAAAGTGGAACTATAACTATTAACGGTTATTATTTCTCCGAAAATAATGATAGAAACAGAATATACATAGGCAATAAGAAAATACACACAACATCTTCTTCTTATCATAAAATAACTGCAATACATTCCAATATACAACCCGGAACTTATCATCTTACACTCAAAGTAGGAGAAAAAGAGTTCACCCTGGAAAACTCATTCACAGTACATTAA
- the glpC gene encoding anaerobic glycerol-3-phosphate dehydrogenase subunit GlpC, translated as MNGMDISNNNFEQCIKCTVCTVYCPVLEVNPDFPGPKQGGPDEERLRLKNPGYYDEALKYCLNCKRCEVACPSNVRIGDIIQLARIKHDKKKTKLRDYMLANTDLMGTLAVSPFSPVVNAVLKSKPAKLVLDNVLGVDHRRIFPQYAVATFESWMKKQKEKQNLFPRKVAYFHGCYVNYNNPQLGRDLVKVMNALSIGVQLLDEEKCCGVALISNGLIEQAKRQARTNMRSIRRAIIDNQLSVIATSSTCVFTIRDEYPHLLDIGNSDVRDRIELASRYIYRLLMEPDIRKKLKFNDKKIRVAYHTPCHMEKLGWSYYSIELLKLIPNLELTVLDSRCCGIAGTYGFKKENYETSQAIGSFLFRQIEACDIEYVVTDCETCKWQIEMSTLIRCEHPVSILAMALETEEG; from the coding sequence ATGAATGGAATGGATATTAGCAATAATAATTTTGAGCAGTGTATAAAGTGTACGGTTTGTACCGTATATTGCCCGGTTCTGGAAGTTAATCCCGATTTCCCCGGGCCTAAACAGGGTGGCCCGGATGAAGAACGGTTACGGTTGAAGAATCCTGGTTATTATGACGAAGCACTTAAGTATTGTCTGAATTGCAAACGTTGTGAGGTTGCTTGTCCTTCAAATGTGCGTATAGGAGATATTATACAACTGGCCCGTATTAAACACGACAAGAAAAAAACAAAGTTACGTGATTATATGCTTGCTAATACGGACCTGATGGGAACGCTGGCTGTATCTCCGTTTTCTCCTGTTGTAAATGCTGTATTAAAGTCGAAGCCGGCTAAATTAGTGCTGGATAATGTTTTGGGGGTGGATCATAGGCGTATTTTTCCGCAGTATGCCGTAGCTACATTCGAAAGCTGGATGAAGAAACAAAAAGAAAAGCAAAACCTTTTTCCCAGGAAAGTGGCTTATTTTCACGGTTGTTATGTCAATTACAATAATCCGCAACTAGGGAGAGATTTGGTGAAAGTGATGAATGCACTCTCGATAGGTGTACAACTGCTGGATGAAGAAAAGTGTTGCGGAGTAGCTCTGATTTCGAACGGACTTATAGAACAGGCTAAAAGACAAGCACGGACAAACATGCGGTCGATTAGAAGGGCTATTATCGATAATCAGCTTTCTGTTATTGCGACATCGTCAACTTGTGTTTTTACTATACGGGACGAGTATCCGCATTTGCTGGATATTGGAAATTCGGATGTCCGGGATAGAATAGAACTTGCGTCGCGTTATATTTACCGTTTACTGATGGAGCCCGATATCAGGAAAAAATTAAAATTCAATGATAAAAAAATAAGGGTGGCGTATCATACTCCTTGTCATATGGAGAAATTAGGCTGGTCTTATTATTCTATCGAACTGCTTAAACTAATTCCTAATCTGGAGCTTACCGTGCTCGATTCCCGGTGCTGCGGAATTGCAGGGACTTATGGGTTTAAAAAAGAAAATTATGAAACATCCCAGGCAATAGGTTCTTTTTTATTCCGGCAAATAGAAGCTTGCGATATAGAATATGTCGTGACCGATTGTGAAACTTGCAAATGGCAGATAGAAATGTCTACTTTGATAAGATGTGAACATCCTGTTTCGATCTTGGCTATGGCATTGGAAACTGAGGAGGGATAA
- a CDS encoding PepSY-like domain-containing protein: protein MKKLFVLFLCVATLPFIAKADNDKAIQFNQLPQMAQQFIQKNFTSTKVSYVKEESEFMDKTYDVILANGDKVEFNKKGEWKEINCKFNQVPASVIPALIQKHITENHPNTTVKKIEKDKRGYEVKLSNGLELYYNKQFNFVGMDD from the coding sequence ATGAAAAAGTTATTTGTATTATTCCTTTGTGTCGCTACCCTTCCATTCATTGCCAAAGCTGACAATGACAAAGCCATTCAGTTCAATCAATTGCCCCAAATGGCTCAGCAATTCATTCAAAAGAACTTCACGAGCACTAAAGTATCTTATGTTAAAGAAGAATCGGAATTTATGGATAAAACCTATGATGTAATTCTTGCCAATGGTGACAAAGTGGAGTTTAATAAAAAAGGAGAATGGAAAGAAATAAATTGCAAGTTCAATCAAGTTCCGGCCAGTGTTATACCCGCACTTATCCAAAAACATATTACCGAAAACCACCCTAATACCACTGTCAAAAAAATAGAAAAGGACAAACGCGGTTATGAAGTAAAATTATCCAACGGACTGGAATTATATTACAACAAGCAATTCAATTTCGTAGGAATGGACGATTAA
- the glpB gene encoding glycerol-3-phosphate dehydrogenase subunit GlpB — MKFDTVIIGGGLSGLMCGIKLSEKGKKCAIVSSGQSALHFFSGSFDLLNATPEENIVLHPLDSISRLVKLNPRHPYSKIGPDLCASLAKEAYSFLEKAGVKLTGGNETNHYRLTPLGVLKPTWLSVRGFVTSDNGETFPWKRISVFNIAGFLDFYPKFIADKLEKDGIKVRMHTISLPALRTQRHNPSEMRSVNIARILDRKDVREELAEVLKEGSLDSDIVILPACIGLDSASVQDKLSVMIGKPVYLVSSFGPSVAGIRTQQLLCNHFRKLGGVYMLGDSVEKVCFENKGVKVFTVNHGNIPLECEFAVLATGSFFSQGLSATRERIFEPVLNLDVDYETGRENWFCADFYETQAYQSYGVRTTDSFQAMKDGKVIDNLYVTGAILSGFNPIKEGSGGGVSLLSALYVADRILNREL, encoded by the coding sequence ATGAAATTCGATACAGTTATAATAGGGGGAGGTCTGAGCGGTTTGATGTGTGGAATAAAGCTGTCGGAAAAAGGGAAAAAGTGTGCTATTGTATCTTCCGGACAAAGTGCTTTGCATTTTTTTTCAGGTTCGTTTGATCTTCTTAATGCGACTCCGGAAGAGAATATCGTCCTTCATCCGTTGGATTCTATTTCCCGGCTGGTAAAATTGAACCCCCGGCATCCCTATTCGAAAATAGGTCCGGACTTATGCGCATCTTTGGCAAAAGAAGCATATTCTTTTTTAGAAAAAGCCGGTGTGAAACTGACGGGTGGTAATGAAACGAATCATTATAGACTTACTCCCCTCGGAGTATTGAAACCTACGTGGCTGTCTGTCCGAGGCTTTGTTACCAGTGATAACGGAGAGACTTTCCCCTGGAAAAGAATCTCTGTTTTTAATATTGCAGGTTTTCTGGATTTCTATCCTAAGTTCATAGCGGATAAGCTGGAAAAGGACGGAATAAAAGTTCGGATGCATACTATATCTCTTCCGGCTCTGAGAACGCAACGACATAATCCTAGCGAGATGAGGTCCGTTAATATTGCCCGCATACTGGATAGAAAAGATGTGCGGGAGGAACTGGCGGAAGTATTGAAGGAGGGCAGTCTGGATAGTGATATTGTTATTCTTCCTGCATGTATCGGATTGGATTCTGCTTCGGTACAAGACAAATTATCTGTAATGATAGGAAAACCGGTTTATCTGGTATCGTCTTTTGGTCCTTCTGTGGCAGGCATACGAACGCAACAATTGTTGTGTAATCATTTCAGGAAATTAGGGGGGGTATATATGCTGGGCGATAGTGTGGAAAAGGTCTGTTTTGAAAATAAAGGGGTAAAGGTATTTACTGTTAATCACGGGAATATTCCGTTGGAGTGTGAATTTGCCGTATTGGCCACAGGCAGCTTTTTCAGTCAGGGGCTGTCAGCTACCCGGGAACGTATTTTTGAGCCAGTCTTAAATTTGGATGTGGATTATGAAACGGGGCGCGAGAACTGGTTTTGTGCCGATTTTTATGAAACTCAAGCCTATCAAAGTTACGGAGTAAGAACTACAGATTCTTTTCAAGCCATGAAGGATGGAAAAGTGATAGATAATCTATACGTAACCGGTGCTATCCTTAGCGGATTTAACCCGATAAAGGAAGGATCAGGAGGAGGCGTTTCATTGTTAAGTGCCTTGTATGTTGCAGACCGGATATTGAACCGTGAATTATGA
- a CDS encoding glycosyltransferase codes for MKQEASIGLFNDSYPPVMDGVTLTVQNYVYWLRRMSENVSVITPGYFGQKDREPYPVYRYASLPIRSRYPYRYGIPEIDFRIYYRLGRIPFSLVHAHCPFSSGRLARYVARKQHIPFIATFHSKYKSDLTHSISCRPIVDYLVRNIVKFYESADEVWIPQASVEDTIREYGYKGKVTVVENGNDFSGKESPGLLREQARKDMGIADEELVFLFVGQHIWEKGVGLIIDALALLKDIRFKMFFIGNGYACGEMKEKIEQYGLSDRIKLMGVLLDRSDIKRYYAAADLFLFPSMYDNAPLVLREAAAMHTPAILLNGATASEVIVDGENGFLTENTVSGLARKISFLAESPQIIRLAGEAASHTIARSWEDVVHEVVDRYRVIQKKIK; via the coding sequence ATGAAACAAGAGGCAAGTATTGGCCTGTTCAATGACAGTTATCCTCCCGTGATGGACGGGGTAACACTAACGGTACAAAATTATGTGTATTGGTTGCGCCGGATGTCGGAGAATGTAAGTGTAATTACGCCTGGTTATTTCGGACAAAAAGATAGAGAGCCTTATCCTGTCTATCGTTATGCTTCATTACCTATACGCAGCAGATATCCTTATCGTTACGGCATTCCCGAGATAGATTTCAGAATATATTACCGTCTGGGACGTATTCCTTTTTCGCTGGTACATGCTCATTGTCCTTTTTCTTCCGGGCGTTTGGCCCGTTATGTTGCCCGTAAGCAACATATACCTTTTATTGCCACTTTTCATTCCAAATATAAGTCGGATCTCACCCATTCTATTTCCTGCCGGCCTATAGTCGATTATCTGGTAAGAAATATCGTAAAGTTTTATGAATCGGCCGATGAGGTATGGATCCCTCAAGCTTCGGTGGAAGATACCATCCGTGAATACGGATATAAGGGAAAAGTGACCGTAGTGGAAAACGGAAATGACTTTTCGGGAAAGGAATCTCCCGGTCTCCTCAGGGAGCAGGCCCGAAAGGATATGGGAATCGCTGACGAAGAACTGGTTTTCCTGTTCGTGGGGCAGCATATATGGGAAAAAGGAGTGGGGCTCATTATAGATGCTTTGGCCCTGCTAAAGGATATCCGTTTCAAAATGTTTTTTATAGGTAACGGCTATGCTTGCGGAGAAATGAAAGAGAAGATTGAACAATATGGCCTGTCCGACCGTATTAAATTAATGGGAGTATTGCTCGATCGTTCCGATATTAAACGGTATTATGCCGCGGCCGATTTGTTTTTGTTTCCTTCGATGTATGATAATGCTCCGTTGGTTTTACGAGAAGCCGCCGCAATGCATACGCCAGCTATTTTGCTGAATGGTGCAACTGCTTCGGAAGTTATCGTAGATGGGGAGAACGGTTTTCTGACGGAAAATACAGTTTCGGGACTTGCCCGGAAGATATCTTTTCTGGCAGAATCGCCTCAGATAATACGTCTTGCCGGTGAAGCGGCTTCTCATACGATAGCCCGTTCATGGGAAGATGTAGTACATGAAGTCGTGGACCGATATAGGGTTATACAGAAAAAAATAAAATGA
- a CDS encoding FHA domain-containing protein produces the protein MKRVVCPKCDNKITFNETRYDNGGAISFVCPHCGKRFNKTLAEIVDDENDTEGAPYGYIVVLENAFGYKQEFPLRPGDNTIGRKCKGTEIECSIESGDMSMDRRHCIIRVKQDKKGKLTYTLRDFPSITGTFLRNEILGDKDRVRLNNGDVITIGATTFIIYFPETDEEVNEDLSIYL, from the coding sequence ATGAAACGAGTAGTCTGTCCTAAATGCGATAATAAAATTACATTTAATGAAACCCGGTATGATAACGGTGGTGCCATTTCTTTTGTATGCCCTCATTGCGGAAAACGGTTCAATAAAACGTTGGCCGAGATTGTAGATGACGAGAACGATACGGAAGGTGCTCCTTATGGTTATATCGTAGTATTGGAAAATGCTTTCGGATATAAACAGGAATTTCCTTTACGACCGGGAGATAATACCATAGGACGTAAATGTAAGGGGACCGAAATAGAATGTTCTATCGAAAGCGGAGATATGAGTATGGACCGCCGGCATTGTATTATCCGGGTCAAACAGGATAAAAAAGGAAAACTAACTTATACGCTTCGTGATTTTCCCAGTATTACCGGAACATTCCTCCGGAATGAAATATTGGGAGACAAAGACCGTGTACGATTGAATAACGGTGATGTGATTACAATAGGAGCTACTACATTTATTATTTATTTTCCGGAAACAGATGAAGAAGTGAACGAAGACTTATCTATATACTTGTGA
- a CDS encoding sensor histidine kinase, which translates to MKLLYRITIRLSLALLFILSCWAVFFYFAMMEEIHDEVDDSLEDYSESVIIRALTGQKLPSESNGSNNFYYLKEITAEEARIRPQISYNDSTIYLKEKEETEPARILTTIFKDKDDTYFELIVATPSIEKKDIQQSILYWIIFLYLALLIIIIIINIWVFYKSMSPLYVLLRWLDSYKIGQKNIPLINNTRITEFRKLNDAALRNARRAEEQFEQQKQFIGNASHEIQTPLAVCRNRLEMLAEDNSLSEKNLGEIIKTLQTLEYISRLNKSLLLLTKIENRQFTDIRQIELNEIIKRYIDDYREIYEYKRIDIHIEEKDVMTVSMNESLAVVLITNLLKNAYVHNNDKGRIHIYLYSKSLTICNTGADKELDKEHIFERFYQGKKKEGSTGLGLAIAESICRLYGLHIRYYYEKGEHCFEIKK; encoded by the coding sequence ATGAAATTATTATATCGTATCACCATACGTCTTTCTTTGGCTCTATTATTCATTCTTTCCTGCTGGGCTGTATTTTTCTACTTTGCGATGATGGAGGAAATACATGACGAAGTAGACGACTCGCTGGAAGATTATTCCGAATCCGTCATAATCCGGGCGCTCACTGGGCAGAAGCTTCCATCCGAAAGTAACGGCTCTAATAATTTTTATTACCTGAAAGAAATTACAGCCGAAGAAGCCCGTATACGTCCCCAAATAAGTTATAACGACTCTACTATATATTTAAAAGAAAAAGAAGAAACGGAGCCGGCCCGTATATTGACTACTATTTTTAAAGACAAGGACGACACATACTTCGAACTTATCGTAGCGACTCCTTCTATTGAAAAAAAAGATATACAGCAATCCATTCTTTACTGGATAATATTCCTGTATTTAGCGTTATTGATTATTATCATCATTATAAATATATGGGTATTCTATAAAAGCATGAGTCCGTTATACGTACTGTTACGATGGCTGGATAGTTACAAAATAGGACAAAAAAATATTCCTTTAATAAACAATACCCGTATAACCGAATTCAGAAAACTAAACGATGCAGCCTTGCGTAATGCACGACGGGCAGAAGAACAATTCGAACAACAAAAGCAATTCATAGGAAATGCTTCACACGAGATACAGACACCCTTGGCTGTCTGCAGAAACAGACTGGAAATGTTGGCCGAAGATAATTCTTTGTCCGAAAAAAATTTGGGAGAAATTATAAAAACACTTCAAACCCTGGAATATATTTCCCGACTGAATAAATCACTGTTATTGCTTACAAAAATAGAGAACAGACAATTTACAGATATCCGGCAGATAGAACTAAATGAAATTATAAAGCGTTATATAGATGATTACCGGGAAATATATGAATATAAAAGAATTGATATCCACATAGAAGAAAAAGATGTCATGACTGTATCCATGAATGAGTCCCTGGCGGTTGTTCTGATTACGAATCTTCTGAAAAATGCATACGTACACAATAATGACAAAGGACGTATACATATATACTTATATTCCAAGTCTCTTACTATTTGTAATACAGGAGCAGATAAGGAGCTGGACAAAGAGCATATTTTCGAAAGATTCTATCAGGGAAAGAAAAAAGAGGGCTCTACAGGTTTGGGACTGGCTATTGCCGAATCTATATGCAGGTTATACGGTCTTCATATCCGGTATTACTATGAAAAAGGAGAGCATTGCTTTGAAATAAAAAAATAA
- the glpA gene encoding anaerobic glycerol-3-phosphate dehydrogenase subunit A, producing the protein MEKNYFQNITKPYDVIVIGGGATGAGVARDCACRGLSTVLLERSDIATGATGRNHGLLHSGARYAVTDKESAEECIKENRILKNIARHCVEQTEGLFVSLPDDDLDFQKKFVECCMAAGIETEILDPKEALNMEPSVNPDIVGAVKVPDGAVDPFRLTMANMMDAREHGAKIFTYHEVTGLIREQDRIVGVNVFDYKTKQKKQLYAHIIVNAGGIWGQHISEYADLKVNMFPAKGSLLIYGHRINRMVLNRCRKPADADILVPGDTICLIGTTSTRVPYDEIDNMKVTPQEVDILLRGGEELAPSLAYTRILRAYAGVRPLVASDDDPSGRKVSRGIVLLDHEERDGLSGFITITGGKLMTYRLMAEQATDLVCKKLHISAECTTATAELPGSREDTCGITKKLVSFPTAIRESLIHRHGDRAGFIANKDNADNGLVCECEEVSVKEVQYAIEELGVTNLVDLRRRTRIGMGTCQGELCACRAAGIMDSHNGSCSQRQKEDLADFLNERWKGIYPVAWGNSLRESEYTSWVYEGICGLDKYQIKGKDK; encoded by the coding sequence ATGGAGAAGAACTATTTTCAAAATATAACGAAACCTTATGATGTCATCGTGATAGGGGGGGGCGCTACCGGGGCAGGAGTTGCCCGGGATTGTGCTTGTAGAGGATTGAGTACAGTATTACTAGAACGTAGCGATATTGCTACCGGAGCAACGGGACGCAACCATGGTTTGCTACATAGCGGAGCCAGGTATGCCGTGACGGATAAGGAGTCGGCTGAAGAATGTATTAAAGAGAACCGTATTCTCAAAAATATAGCCAGGCATTGTGTGGAACAGACAGAAGGTTTGTTTGTTAGTTTGCCGGATGATGATCTTGATTTTCAGAAAAAATTTGTTGAATGCTGTATGGCTGCCGGAATCGAGACGGAGATTCTGGACCCGAAAGAGGCTTTGAATATGGAACCTTCTGTAAATCCTGACATAGTGGGAGCTGTAAAGGTTCCCGACGGTGCGGTTGATCCGTTTCGGCTCACTATGGCAAATATGATGGATGCCCGGGAACATGGAGCTAAAATATTCACATATCATGAAGTTACCGGATTGATCCGGGAACAGGATAGAATTGTGGGGGTGAATGTTTTTGATTATAAGACAAAACAAAAGAAACAATTATATGCCCATATTATTGTAAATGCCGGTGGAATTTGGGGACAGCATATTTCGGAATATGCCGATTTGAAAGTAAATATGTTCCCGGCGAAAGGTTCTCTTTTGATTTATGGTCATCGTATTAACCGGATGGTACTGAATCGTTGCCGTAAACCTGCCGATGCGGACATTTTAGTTCCCGGCGATACGATTTGTTTGATAGGTACTACTTCTACGCGTGTTCCTTATGACGAGATAGATAATATGAAAGTTACTCCTCAAGAAGTAGATATTTTATTGAGAGGAGGGGAGGAACTGGCGCCTTCGTTGGCTTATACACGTATTTTGCGTGCTTATGCCGGGGTCCGGCCTTTGGTCGCTTCGGATGATGATCCGTCCGGCCGTAAGGTGAGCCGTGGAATCGTTCTTTTGGATCATGAAGAACGAGACGGTCTGAGTGGATTCATAACCATTACAGGCGGTAAGTTAATGACTTACCGCCTGATGGCGGAGCAAGCTACGGACCTGGTATGTAAAAAGCTTCATATAAGTGCGGAATGTACGACAGCGACTGCTGAACTTCCCGGATCCAGAGAAGATACGTGTGGAATAACAAAAAAACTGGTCTCTTTCCCGACGGCTATCAGGGAATCCCTGATTCACAGACATGGCGACAGAGCCGGGTTTATAGCGAATAAAGATAATGCGGATAATGGTTTGGTTTGTGAGTGTGAAGAAGTCTCGGTAAAAGAAGTCCAGTATGCTATAGAAGAATTGGGGGTGACGAATCTTGTCGACCTTCGGCGCCGAACCAGAATAGGGATGGGAACCTGCCAGGGAGAACTTTGCGCTTGCCGGGCTGCCGGTATCATGGATAGCCATAATGGTTCTTGTTCTCAAAGACAGAAAGAAGATCTGGCTGATTTCCTGAATGAAAGATGGAAAGGCATATATCCTGTCGCCTGGGGGAATAGCTTAAGGGAAAGCGAATATACTTCGTGGGTTTATGAAGGTATTTGCGGATTGGATAAATATCAAATAAAGGGGAAAGATAAATGA